A section of the Methanocaldococcus sp. FS406-22 genome encodes:
- the aroC gene encoding chorismate synthase, with the protein MNTYGDMFRVTVFGESHGKAIGAVVDGCPANLPLSEEDIQKELNRRRPGQSIFSTPRKEEDKVEILSGIFEGKTTGTPICAIVYNKNMRPKDYSKIKDTPRPGHADLTYRLKYKNYDYRGGGRASGRVTIGHVIGGAVAKKLLSYTYNIKIVGYTIKIGKIEGDFSYYKNPEVFENEKSLESLIEIIESNPLRCPSMNEKDMEEYVLKAMENKDSVGGIVEIVALNVPVGVGNPIFNKLNGELARALMSINAVKGVEIGVGFKAAEMYGSEMNDEMYFDDDKNIRFKTNNCGGILGGISCGTPIVLRIAVKPTPSIGKKQRTINLKTLENVEIEIEGRHDPVIVPRIIPVAESMVAITLADLMIKGGFIHPCSL; encoded by the coding sequence ATGAACACTTATGGGGATATGTTTAGAGTTACAGTTTTTGGAGAAAGTCATGGAAAGGCTATTGGAGCAGTTGTTGATGGATGTCCAGCTAATCTACCGTTATCTGAGGAAGATATCCAAAAAGAGCTAAACAGAAGAAGACCAGGGCAGAGCATATTTTCCACACCAAGAAAAGAAGAGGACAAAGTTGAAATCTTATCAGGAATTTTTGAGGGAAAAACTACTGGAACTCCAATTTGTGCTATAGTATATAACAAAAATATGCGACCTAAGGATTACTCAAAAATAAAAGATACTCCAAGGCCAGGACATGCAGATTTAACCTATCGGCTGAAATATAAAAATTATGATTACAGGGGAGGAGGACGGGCAAGTGGAAGAGTAACCATAGGACATGTTATTGGAGGGGCTGTTGCTAAAAAACTTTTATCTTACACATACAACATAAAAATTGTTGGCTACACTATAAAAATTGGAAAGATTGAGGGGGATTTTAGCTATTATAAAAATCCAGAAGTTTTTGAGAATGAAAAGTCCTTGGAGAGTTTAATAGAGATTATTGAAAGCAATCCATTAAGATGCCCTTCTATGAATGAAAAAGATATGGAAGAGTATGTTTTAAAAGCCATGGAAAATAAAGATAGTGTTGGAGGTATTGTTGAGATAGTTGCTCTGAATGTCCCTGTTGGAGTTGGAAATCCAATATTTAATAAATTAAATGGCGAATTGGCAAGAGCATTAATGAGTATAAATGCTGTTAAAGGTGTTGAGATAGGAGTTGGTTTTAAAGCGGCTGAAATGTATGGAAGTGAGATGAACGATGAGATGTATTTCGATGACGACAAAAATATAAGATTTAAAACAAACAACTGCGGTGGCATATTGGGAGGAATTAGTTGTGGAACTCCAATAGTTTTAAGAATTGCCGTAAAGCCAACTCCTTCAATAGGTAAAAAGCAGAGAACTATAAATTTAAAAACTTTAGAAAATGTTGAAATTGAGATAGAGGGAAGACATGACCCAGTTATAGTCCCAAGGATTATACCTGTAGCTGAGTCGATGGTTGCTATAACATTAGCTGATTTGATGATTAAAGGAGGTTTTATTCATCCATGTAGTTTGTAA
- a CDS encoding proteasome-activating nucleotidase: MVFEEFISTELKKEKKAFTEEFKEEKEISDDSNLKNDLLKEQLKEKAVIAELESRILKLELEKKELERENLQLMKENEILRRELDRMRVPPLIVGTVVDKVGERKVVVKSSTGPSFLVNVSHFVNPEDLAPGKRVCLNQQTLTVVDVLPENKDYRAKAMEVDERPNVRYEDIGGLDKQIQEIREVVELPLKHPELFEKVGIEPPKGILLYGPPGTGKTLLAKAVATETNATFIRVVGSELVKKFIGEGASLVKDIFKLAKEKAPSIIFIDEIDAIAAKRTDALTGGDREVQRTLMQLLAEMDGFDARGDVKIIGATNRPDILDPAILRPGRFDRIIEVPAPDEKGRLEILKIHTRKMNLAEDVNLEEIAKMTEGCVGAELKAICTEAGMNAIRELRDYVTMEDFKKAVEKIMEKKKVKVKEPAHLDVLYR, from the coding sequence ATGGTTTTTGAAGAATTTATCTCAACTGAATTGAAGAAAGAAAAGAAAGCATTTACTGAAGAATTTAAAGAAGAAAAGGAAATAAGTGATGATTCTAACTTAAAAAATGATTTACTTAAAGAACAGCTAAAAGAAAAAGCAGTTATTGCAGAATTAGAAAGTAGAATACTAAAATTAGAATTAGAAAAAAAGGAACTTGAAAGAGAGAATTTACAGCTAATGAAAGAAAATGAAATTTTAAGAAGAGAATTAGACAGAATGAGAGTTCCTCCATTGATAGTTGGGACTGTAGTTGATAAAGTAGGGGAGAGAAAAGTAGTTGTTAAAAGCTCTACTGGACCAAGTTTCTTAGTTAATGTCTCTCACTTTGTAAATCCAGAGGATTTAGCCCCTGGAAAGAGAGTTTGTTTAAATCAGCAAACATTGACAGTTGTTGATGTATTGCCAGAAAATAAGGATTATAGGGCTAAAGCAATGGAAGTTGATGAGAGACCAAATGTTAGATATGAAGATATTGGTGGATTAGATAAGCAAATACAAGAGATTAGAGAAGTTGTTGAACTTCCATTGAAACATCCAGAGTTGTTTGAAAAGGTTGGAATTGAACCACCAAAAGGTATCCTTTTATATGGGCCTCCAGGAACTGGTAAGACTTTATTGGCTAAGGCAGTTGCTACAGAAACAAATGCAACATTTATAAGGGTTGTTGGTTCTGAATTAGTTAAGAAGTTTATTGGAGAAGGAGCTTCATTAGTTAAAGATATATTCAAATTAGCTAAAGAAAAAGCACCATCAATCATATTTATAGATGAAATTGATGCTATTGCTGCAAAAAGAACAGACGCTTTAACTGGTGGAGATAGAGAAGTTCAGAGAACATTAATGCAGTTGTTGGCAGAGATGGATGGATTCGATGCGAGAGGAGATGTTAAGATAATTGGAGCCACAAACAGACCAGATATCTTAGACCCAGCAATATTAAGACCTGGAAGATTTGATAGAATTATTGAAGTTCCAGCCCCTGATGAGAAAGGTAGATTAGAGATATTAAAGATACACACAAGAAAGATGAACTTAGCTGAAGATGTTAATTTGGAGGAAATAGCTAAGATGACTGAGGGATGTGTAGGGGCTGAATTAAAGGCAATCTGTACAGAGGCAGGGATGAACGCAATTAGAGAACTTAGAGACTATGTAACAATGGAAGATTTCAAAAAAGCAGTTGAGAAGATTATGGAGAAGAAGAAAGTTAAAGTTAAAGAACCAGCACACTTAGATGTTTTATATAGATAA